ACGGCGACTCGCTGTCGACGACGGTCGACGCCCCCACCGAAGAGGACGTCGCGGTGGGCGAGGAGTTCATCGTCGACACGCCCGAGGCGCTGATGCAGGTCCGGATCACCGCGCTCGAAGTCGGTCCCGAACAGCGCGTCGACGAGGCCGTGGTCGCGGACGTCGACACGATCTGGGCGCGGGTGGTGGACAACGTCACGGTGAACGTCACGATCCACCCGAACGACACCAGGACGGACGCCTCGCGCAGCCTGAAGATGCAGGTTCCCGGCGACCACGAGTTCGTCGTCGGCGAGGTCGAATCGGCCGGCGGCGAGGAATTCGAGATCGACGGCATCCACGTCCGCACCGACGCCGACGCGGCCGACTACCGCTTCGACAAGTTCGATCACGACGGCGACATGGTGTTCGCGAAGGACGTCAAACGCCTCTACGGGCGCGACACCACGACCGCGGCGTGGTCCGCCTGGTAGAACGGCTGTAGGGATCGGTTCGAGTTCGTTCCGGGGTTCTTCCGTTCGTTCGACACGCTCACCGAGAGACTGGTTGCCGTGAGCCCGGGTCGTCGTGCGTCGATCGACGGTCGCCAGCGCGGGTACGGCCACACCCTCCACAGCCGAGTCCTTCGTGCCCTCACTCCGTTCGGTCACTCAGTCGTCCACCGAAGCGACGCGCTCGCTTCGAGCCGTTCGGTCGTTCGCGCCGCTCGCTCCCGAAGCCCTCGCGCGACGAGGGCCGGTGAGACCTTCGGCCTCGCTGCTTCCCGTTCACGCCGTCGCCGGCGGTTCGCGGGAACGACCCGGAGTCGCCTCGGCCGCGCCACCGCACGCCTGGCGGGGCCGTGACCGATCGGTGCCGGCCCGTTCCCACCCCAACCATTTTACCACTGCATCATACTACCTAGTAATACACTATGAGTTCGGACGATCGCACGTTCAGCGACGTCGGCGAGGCACAGGTGACGCGGGCAATCGGCCAGGAGTGGACCGAGGAGTTCATGGACTTCTCCGACAGCGACGTGATCGTCGTCGGCGGGGGGCCATCGGGGCTGATGGCGGGGAAGGAACTGGCCGAGCGGGGGGTGAAGACGATGATCGTCGAGAAGAACAACTATCTCGGCGGCGGCTTCTGGCTCGGCGGCTTCCTGATGAACAAGGTGACCGTCCGCTCGCCGGCGGAG
This Salinigranum marinum DNA region includes the following protein-coding sequences:
- a CDS encoding HVO_0476 family zinc finger protein; amino-acid sequence: MSTIPDAGERVPLACPSCSPGEQTVHEIIKPDGQSTVRCTECGHVHKEKIEKPREIPVDVVVSQDGDSLSTTVDAPTEEDVAVGEEFIVDTPEALMQVRITALEVGPEQRVDEAVVADVDTIWARVVDNVTVNVTIHPNDTRTDASRSLKMQVPGDHEFVVGEVESAGGEEFEIDGIHVRTDADAADYRFDKFDHDGDMVFAKDVKRLYGRDTTTAAWSAW